In a single window of the Pseudomonas oryzihabitans genome:
- a CDS encoding hybrid sensor histidine kinase/response regulator: protein MSQPPRDVREMSLYDLFASEVQSHLQALDAGLLRLERDPTDTSVIEPMMRAAHSIKGAARIVDLDGLVELTHAMEDCLVAVQTGRRQLGAGDLDQLFRCVDFLGEVSRLDEAASQRWQVEQRDAQRALAQALSAGDSAPASPAPVVPRDPPPAPTAPEEPAADAERTRDLLRVDSGRFNQILALTSEARVMGLGLHGLVQGFQGYRGELQGLFGQASAASSELRQRQESLLDRYQQQLQALEAYERRLLGVCQGLLDEVLGVRMRPLRDAVQGFPRLVRDLARGLDKEAVLQVDGADTLIDREVLTRLESPLNHLLRNAVDHGLELPAERRALGKPDCGQIRLEARHVAGRLQVSLHDDGRGLDLERIRAAVIARRLSPPQVAAELSPAELLEFLLLPGFSLKETVTELSGRGVGLDVVADAIRALDGEVRLETRPGEGFSTHLLVPVSRSIVRALIVDIAGEAYALPVNRIERVLRLEAAEVHSLEGKAFFLLGDDRLGLVAAHQLLELEGAPPSGDLAVLVIGGGERRYGLVVDRLRGEQGLALKPLDEIFGKLRSVTAGALLDDGSPVLLLDVADLLTGIERLLGEGRLRQVQGGTVAASRRVKRILVVDDSLTVREMERKLLEGQGYEVEVAVDGMDGWNAVRAGEFDMLLSDIDMPRMNGIELVELVRRDPRLHALPVMIVSYKDRPEDRLKGMQAGADYYLTKGSFHDDALITAVQDLIGAP, encoded by the coding sequence ATGAGCCAGCCACCGCGCGATGTGCGCGAGATGTCGCTCTATGATCTCTTCGCCAGCGAGGTGCAGAGTCATCTGCAGGCGCTGGATGCCGGCCTGCTGCGGCTGGAGCGTGATCCCACCGATACCTCGGTGATCGAACCCATGATGCGTGCGGCCCATTCCATCAAGGGCGCGGCGCGTATCGTCGACCTGGACGGACTGGTCGAACTCACCCACGCCATGGAGGATTGTCTGGTGGCGGTGCAGACCGGGCGCCGTCAGCTCGGCGCCGGGGATCTGGATCAGCTGTTTCGCTGCGTCGATTTCCTCGGCGAGGTCAGCCGCCTGGACGAAGCCGCCAGCCAGCGCTGGCAGGTCGAACAGCGCGATGCCCAGCGCGCACTGGCGCAAGCCCTCAGCGCCGGTGACAGCGCCCCGGCCTCGCCCGCCCCGGTGGTCCCGCGCGATCCGCCGCCCGCACCGACCGCGCCGGAAGAACCCGCTGCCGACGCCGAACGCACTCGTGACCTTCTGCGGGTCGATAGCGGCCGCTTCAACCAGATTCTCGCCCTGACCAGCGAGGCCCGCGTGATGGGCCTTGGGCTGCACGGCCTGGTCCAGGGTTTCCAGGGTTATCGCGGGGAGCTGCAGGGCCTGTTCGGTCAGGCATCGGCGGCCAGCAGCGAACTGCGCCAGCGCCAGGAGAGCCTGCTCGATCGCTATCAGCAGCAGCTGCAGGCCCTGGAAGCCTATGAACGACGCCTGCTGGGAGTCTGCCAGGGCCTGCTGGACGAGGTGCTCGGGGTACGGATGCGCCCGCTGCGCGACGCGGTCCAGGGTTTTCCCCGCTTGGTACGGGATCTGGCCCGCGGCCTGGACAAGGAAGCGGTGCTGCAGGTGGACGGCGCCGATACCCTGATCGACCGCGAGGTGCTCACGCGCCTGGAGAGTCCGCTCAACCATCTGTTGCGCAATGCCGTGGACCACGGTCTGGAGTTACCTGCCGAACGCCGCGCCCTGGGCAAGCCCGACTGCGGTCAGATCCGTCTCGAGGCCCGCCATGTCGCCGGCCGCCTGCAGGTCAGCCTGCACGACGATGGTCGCGGCCTGGACCTGGAGCGCATTCGCGCCGCGGTCATCGCCCGGCGGCTGAGTCCACCCCAGGTCGCCGCCGAGTTGAGCCCGGCCGAACTGCTGGAATTCCTGCTGCTGCCAGGCTTCAGCCTCAAGGAAACGGTTACCGAGTTGTCCGGGCGCGGCGTGGGGCTCGACGTGGTAGCCGACGCCATCCGCGCCCTGGATGGCGAGGTGCGCCTGGAAACCCGTCCCGGTGAAGGCTTCAGCACCCATCTGCTGGTGCCGGTCAGCCGCTCCATCGTCCGCGCCCTCATCGTCGACATTGCCGGCGAGGCCTATGCCCTGCCGGTCAATCGCATCGAACGAGTGCTGCGCCTGGAAGCGGCCGAGGTCCATTCGCTGGAGGGCAAGGCCTTCTTCCTGCTGGGCGACGATCGCCTGGGCCTGGTCGCCGCCCACCAGCTGCTGGAACTGGAGGGCGCTCCGCCCAGCGGTGATCTGGCGGTGCTAGTGATCGGCGGCGGCGAGCGGCGTTATGGCCTGGTGGTGGATCGCCTGCGTGGCGAGCAGGGCCTGGCGCTCAAGCCGCTCGACGAGATCTTCGGCAAGCTGCGCTCGGTCACCGCGGGCGCCCTGCTCGACGATGGCAGCCCGGTGCTCCTGCTGGACGTCGCCGACCTGCTGACGGGTATCGAGCGTCTGCTCGGCGAAGGCCGCCTGCGCCAGGTGCAGGGTGGTACCGTCGCCGCCAGTCGCCGAGTCAAGCGAATCCTGGTGGTGGACGATTCCCTTACCGTGCGCGAGATGGAGCGCAAGCTGCTGGAAGGCCAGGGTTACGAGGTAGAGGTCGCGGTCGATGGCATGGACGGCTGGAACGCGGTGCGCGCCGGCGAATTCGACATGCTGCTGTCGGACATCGACATGCCGCGCATGAACGGCATCGAACTGGTGGAGCTGGTACGCCGCGATCCGCGGCTGCATGCCCTGCCGGTCATGATCGTGTCCTACAAGGACCGTCCGGAGGATCGGCTCAAGGGCATGCAGGCTGGTGCCGACTACTATCTGACCAAGGGCAGTTTCCACGACGACGCCCTCATCACCGCCGTGCAGGACCTCATCGGAGCGCCATGA
- the cheB gene encoding chemotaxis-specific protein-glutamate methyltransferase CheB encodes MRIAIVNDLLLATEALRRLLASDGRHTVAWIAHDGEEAVARCAEDRPDLILMDLQMPRLDGIEATRRIMARSPCAILMVTATPDDCEGVFRAMGAGALDVTATPALSGGADGGALLRKIARIEPLVRLPERAARPAPFTAPAPAGTVSSPTDTLVAIGASTGGPAALVSLFDAWTPTPQASVVLVQHIDRRFAPSFIGWLGTQLAWPVTAAMPGALPQPGQVCVALGDDHLLLDEQGRFAYTAEPLDYPYRPSVDVFFTHLASHPLRSGKALGILLTGMGRDGASGLYALRQSGSPTLAQDEASCAVYGMPAAAVRMGAAERVLSPTQIGAWLQRRFGAGSRSST; translated from the coding sequence ATGAGAATCGCCATCGTCAACGATCTGCTGCTGGCCACCGAAGCCCTGCGCCGCCTGCTGGCGAGCGACGGGCGCCATACGGTCGCCTGGATCGCCCACGACGGCGAGGAAGCCGTGGCACGCTGCGCCGAAGACCGCCCCGACCTCATCCTCATGGATCTGCAGATGCCGCGTCTGGATGGCATCGAGGCGACGCGCCGGATCATGGCCCGATCGCCTTGCGCCATCCTCATGGTGACCGCCACCCCCGACGATTGCGAAGGGGTGTTTCGCGCCATGGGCGCGGGCGCCCTGGACGTGACCGCCACCCCGGCACTGAGCGGCGGCGCCGATGGCGGCGCCCTGCTGCGCAAGATCGCCCGGATCGAGCCGCTGGTGCGCCTGCCAGAGCGCGCCGCCCGCCCCGCGCCCTTCACCGCGCCGGCGCCCGCCGGCACGGTTTCCTCACCCACGGACACCCTGGTCGCCATCGGTGCCTCCACCGGCGGCCCGGCGGCCCTGGTGAGTCTGTTCGACGCCTGGACGCCAACGCCCCAGGCGAGTGTGGTGCTGGTGCAGCACATCGACCGGCGCTTCGCCCCCAGCTTCATTGGCTGGCTCGGTACGCAACTCGCCTGGCCGGTCACGGCGGCCATGCCCGGCGCCCTGCCGCAGCCTGGCCAGGTCTGCGTGGCCCTGGGCGATGACCACCTGCTGCTGGACGAACAGGGACGCTTCGCCTACACCGCCGAACCGCTCGACTATCCCTATCGTCCCTCGGTGGATGTGTTCTTCACCCACCTCGCCAGCCACCCGCTAAGGTCGGGCAAGGCGCTGGGTATCCTGCTGACCGGCATGGGACGCGACGGTGCCAGCGGCCTCTATGCCCTGCGCCAGAGCGGCTCTCCGACGCTGGCCCAGGATGAAGCCAGTTGCGCCGTATACGGCATGCCCGCGGCTGCGGTTAGAATGGGCGCCGCGGAGCGCGTCCTCAGCCCCACCCAGATCGGTGCCTGGCTGCAAAGGCGCTTCGGCGCAGGCTCACGGAGCTCGACATGA
- a CDS encoding diguanylate cyclase domain-containing protein translates to MATDEGNALDSLTAPKVRLLLVDDQLIIIEALRRMVADQPDIELHYCLDANQAVNMALQLKPTVVLQDLIMPEIDGLETVKRFRAEPALRDVPIVVLSSKEDPQVKAQSFATGANDYLVKLPDKLELLARVRYHSEAHVLRAQRDEAFRFLRESQRQLAEANIQLQKLVAIDSLTGINNRRHFDQTYEGEWLRARRNRQPLALLLCDVDHFKRYNDTYGHLSGDLCLKKVAAVLTEQLKRPADLVARYGGEEFAMVLPETDAEGARKVAEACRAGVERLQVAHSGSDLGFVTISIGVGSIQPQSGDDHEAFIEQTDQALYQAKAEGRNRVHLLPSPGKDA, encoded by the coding sequence ATGGCCACAGACGAGGGTAACGCCCTGGACAGCCTGACCGCCCCCAAGGTGCGCCTGCTGCTGGTGGATGATCAGCTGATCATCATCGAAGCCCTGCGCCGGATGGTCGCGGATCAGCCCGACATCGAACTGCATTACTGCCTGGATGCCAACCAGGCGGTCAACATGGCCCTGCAACTCAAGCCCACGGTGGTCTTGCAGGACCTGATCATGCCCGAGATCGACGGCCTGGAAACGGTCAAGCGCTTCCGTGCCGAGCCGGCGCTGCGCGATGTCCCCATCGTGGTGCTCTCGTCCAAGGAAGACCCCCAGGTCAAGGCGCAGAGCTTCGCCACGGGCGCCAACGACTACCTGGTCAAGCTGCCCGACAAGCTGGAACTGCTGGCGCGGGTGCGCTACCACTCCGAGGCCCATGTATTGCGGGCCCAGCGCGACGAAGCGTTCCGCTTCCTGCGCGAAAGCCAACGCCAGCTCGCCGAGGCCAACATCCAGCTGCAAAAGCTGGTGGCCATCGACAGCCTCACCGGCATCAACAACCGTCGTCACTTCGACCAGACCTACGAAGGCGAATGGCTGCGTGCCCGGCGCAATCGCCAGCCGCTGGCCCTGCTGCTGTGCGACGTCGACCACTTCAAGCGCTACAACGACACCTATGGCCATCTCAGCGGCGACCTCTGCCTGAAGAAGGTGGCCGCGGTGCTGACCGAGCAACTCAAGCGCCCGGCGGATCTGGTAGCCCGCTACGGTGGCGAGGAATTCGCCATGGTGCTGCCGGAGACCGACGCCGAAGGTGCGCGCAAGGTTGCCGAAGCCTGCCGCGCGGGCGTCGAGCGACTGCAGGTCGCCCACTCCGGCAGTGACCTGGGCTTCGTCACCATTTCCATCGGCGTTGGCAGCATCCAGCCGCAAAGCGGCGATGACCACGAAGCCTTCATCGAACAGACCGACCAGGCGCTGTATCAGGCCAAGGCCGAAGGCCGTAACCGGGTGCATCTGCTGCCAAGCCCCGGCAAGGACGCCTAG
- a CDS encoding diguanylate cyclase domain-containing protein, producing the protein MEGRRPELPLILIVDDQKSNLRVLGDLLRNEARIMLAKSGVQALTKAAREHPDLILLDVVMPGIDGLQLIQLFKRRAETSAIPVIFITAANDLHREVECFELGASDFIQKPFNPLAVLARVRLHLQLARQRRLLEELAHMDPLTAVGNRRRFDEQLAIEWQLAVSRRGSLAIAMLDIDYFKQYNDTHGHGAGDQALARVAQVLEQRIRERDCLARYGGEEFVLLLPGASRTAAEAVLERCRQGIAELRIAHPLAEDRLWLTMSMGLACCNPTPEQTPEEMLKAADNLLYQAKAEGRDRLVSRSF; encoded by the coding sequence ATGGAGGGGCGTCGTCCCGAATTGCCGTTGATCCTCATCGTCGACGATCAGAAGAGCAACCTGCGTGTCCTCGGTGATCTGCTGCGCAACGAGGCGCGCATCATGCTGGCCAAGAGTGGCGTCCAGGCGCTGACCAAAGCGGCCCGCGAGCATCCCGATCTGATCCTGCTGGACGTGGTGATGCCAGGCATCGACGGCCTGCAGCTGATCCAGCTGTTCAAGCGCCGCGCCGAGACCAGTGCCATCCCGGTGATCTTCATCACCGCCGCCAACGACCTGCACCGCGAGGTCGAGTGTTTCGAGCTGGGCGCCAGCGATTTCATCCAGAAGCCCTTCAATCCGCTCGCCGTGCTGGCGCGGGTACGGCTGCACCTGCAACTGGCCCGGCAGCGCCGGCTGCTGGAAGAGCTGGCGCACATGGATCCGCTGACGGCGGTGGGCAACCGCCGCCGCTTCGATGAGCAACTGGCGATCGAATGGCAGCTGGCGGTCTCCCGCCGTGGTTCCCTGGCTATCGCCATGCTCGATATCGACTACTTCAAGCAGTACAACGATACCCACGGCCATGGTGCGGGCGATCAGGCGCTGGCGCGGGTGGCCCAGGTGCTGGAACAGCGCATCCGTGAGCGGGACTGCCTGGCGCGTTATGGTGGGGAGGAGTTCGTGCTGTTGCTGCCGGGCGCCTCGCGTACCGCGGCCGAAGCGGTGCTGGAGCGCTGCCGCCAGGGCATCGCCGAATTGCGCATCGCTCACCCGCTGGCGGAGGACCGCCTCTGGCTGACCATGAGCATGGGTCTGGCGTGCTGCAATCCGACGCCCGAGCAGACCCCGGAAGAGATGCTCAAGGCCGCCGACAACCTGCTCTATCAGGCCAAGGCGGAAGGTCGCGATCGCCTGGTCAGTCGCAGCTTCTAG